The Streptomyces laurentii genome contains a region encoding:
- a CDS encoding hypothetical protein (identified by MetaGeneAnnotator; putative;~predicted protein [Streptomyces roseosporus NRRL15998]), producing the protein MTDPVTTAVPALLAAASTQGPGNTLRIVLLVSMVGGALLAWFLLRGYRQGGDDAEADTPATPATTATPATTAARTAAPASSDTSGTPAEAPATRTGNGPTDANA; encoded by the coding sequence ATGACGGACCCCGTCACCACCGCCGTCCCCGCCCTGCTCGCCGCCGCCTCGACGCAGGGACCGGGCAACACCCTCCGGATCGTCCTGCTGGTCTCGATGGTCGGCGGCGCGCTGCTCGCCTGGTTCCTGCTGCGCGGCTACCGCCAGGGCGGTGACGACGCCGAGGCCGACACCCCTGCCACCCCTGCCACCACGGCCACCCCTGCCACCACGGCCGCCCGGACGGCCGCGCCGGCATCCTCCGACACCTCCGGCACCCCCGCCGAGGCCCCCGCGACCCGCACCGGAAACGGCCCCACCGACGCCAACGCCTGA
- a CDS encoding zn-dependent protease (Zn-dependent protease with chaperone function [Posttranslational modification, protein turnover, chaperones]; COG0501;~identified by MetaGeneAnnotator; putative;~zn-dependent protease [Streptomyces sp. PAMC26508]), producing the protein MTETNGEKLPGRRRTRFPDISSRAYEHPADRSALVALRKLSGFDTVFKALSGLLPERSLRLLFLSDSVRVSDAQFSHLNDMLRDACYILDLEKVPPMYVTQDPKPNAMCIGLDEPIIVVTTGLVELLDEEEMRAVVGHEVGHALSGHAVYRTVLLFLTNLALKVAWIPLGTVAITAIVTALREWFRKSELSADRAGLLVGQDLQASMRGLMKIAGGNHLHEMNVDAFLAQADEYEKGGDLRDSVLKILNVLPRSHPFTTVRASELKKWSETRDFQRLMDGHYPKRTEDKDTSVTDSFRESGRHYAESVRTSKDPLMKLVSDIAGGAGDLAGDLGGKLFGRFGGGAGAGSGTEAKTGDPSAPQAPDGNAGDAGDAGDKAGEGKDRAPGQGEG; encoded by the coding sequence ATGACCGAGACCAATGGAGAGAAGCTGCCGGGGCGGCGGCGCACGCGCTTCCCGGACATCTCCTCGCGGGCCTACGAGCACCCGGCGGACCGCTCGGCGCTGGTCGCGCTGCGCAAGCTGAGCGGTTTCGACACCGTGTTCAAGGCGCTGAGCGGGCTGCTGCCGGAGCGCAGTCTGAGACTGCTGTTCCTGTCGGACTCCGTGCGGGTGAGCGACGCCCAGTTCTCCCACCTCAACGACATGCTGCGGGACGCCTGTTACATCCTGGACCTGGAGAAGGTCCCGCCGATGTACGTGACGCAGGACCCGAAGCCGAACGCGATGTGCATCGGCCTCGACGAGCCGATCATCGTGGTCACCACCGGGCTGGTGGAGCTGCTCGACGAGGAGGAGATGCGCGCGGTCGTCGGCCACGAGGTGGGTCACGCGCTCTCCGGCCACGCCGTGTACCGGACGGTCCTGCTCTTCCTCACCAACCTGGCGCTGAAGGTCGCCTGGATCCCGCTGGGGACGGTGGCGATCACGGCGATCGTCACCGCACTGCGCGAGTGGTTCCGCAAGTCGGAGCTGTCCGCCGACCGGGCGGGGCTGCTGGTGGGACAGGACCTCCAGGCGTCGATGCGCGGCCTGATGAAGATCGCGGGTGGCAACCACCTGCACGAGATGAACGTGGACGCGTTCCTCGCCCAGGCCGACGAGTACGAGAAGGGCGGCGATCTGCGGGACTCCGTCCTGAAGATCCTCAACGTGCTGCCGCGCTCGCACCCGTTCACCACGGTCCGGGCGTCCGAGCTGAAGAAGTGGTCCGAGACCCGCGACTTCCAGCGGCTCATGGACGGGCACTACCCGAAGCGCACGGAGGACAAGGACACGTCGGTGACCGACTCGTTCCGCGAGTCGGGGCGGCACTACGCGGAGTCGGTGCGCACCAGCAAGGATCCGCTGATGAAGCTGGTCTCCGACATAGCCGGCGGCGCCGGGGACCTCGCGGGCGACCTGGGCGGGAAGCTGTTCGGCCGGTTCGGCGGCGGCGCGGGAGCCGGATCCGGTACGGAGGCCAAGACGGGCGACCCGAGCGCCCCACAGGCTCCGGACGGCAACGCCGGTGACGCCGGTGACGCCGGCGACAAGGCCGGAGAGGGCAAGGACCGGGCGCCGGGTCAGGGCGAGGGCTGA
- a CDS encoding membrane protein (identified by MetaGeneAnnotator; putative;~membrane protein [Streptomyces venezuelae ATCC10712]), giving the protein MTGRGQPPEVPPPEPPGGGEDEYRSVVFDEAFIRAARLQEFSAQERMGEHAQAVRPRPGRGGRRTGARQALLLVLLVLLAFGTAVYLGVRNPYQIPQVQPTEPLRSTVVRLVPEGPVPGGPAAGLFAHSPAAAYRTGAAGIVLPPAAATTSFSEGQVRAALGIAKDYLVASSLDPGVLAGRTVGPARTLLDPDQQPQFDRSVGGTSRDDGRHAVSGWLVRFDPHQAVLADPAVRVQGAVHYAEVAGDQLEVTSDHTFTYAVRPAASGKAPADRASLYTVHRELRFRFDRQDLQTHRTELLISTVEAGPQSCDTDTSGALRPLLAGERADRTHPAVTDPYTTGQPAPSALCGVLAPKAQPSP; this is encoded by the coding sequence GTGACAGGCCGTGGACAACCGCCGGAGGTCCCGCCCCCGGAGCCGCCCGGCGGTGGTGAGGACGAGTACCGATCCGTCGTCTTCGACGAGGCGTTCATCCGCGCTGCCCGCCTCCAGGAGTTCTCCGCCCAGGAACGCATGGGCGAACACGCCCAGGCCGTCCGCCCCCGCCCCGGCCGGGGTGGCCGCCGCACCGGGGCCCGGCAGGCCCTGCTGCTCGTCCTCCTCGTCCTCCTCGCCTTCGGCACCGCCGTCTACCTCGGCGTCCGCAACCCGTACCAGATCCCGCAGGTCCAGCCCACCGAACCGCTGCGCAGCACGGTCGTCCGGCTCGTCCCCGAGGGACCGGTCCCCGGCGGCCCGGCCGCCGGGCTCTTCGCGCACAGCCCCGCCGCCGCCTACCGCACCGGCGCGGCCGGCATCGTCCTGCCGCCCGCCGCCGCGACCACCAGCTTCTCGGAAGGCCAGGTCAGGGCGGCCCTCGGCATCGCCAAGGACTACCTGGTCGCCTCCTCCCTCGACCCCGGCGTCCTGGCCGGGCGGACCGTCGGCCCGGCCAGGACGCTGCTCGACCCCGACCAGCAGCCGCAGTTCGACCGGAGCGTCGGCGGCACGTCCCGCGACGACGGACGGCACGCCGTCTCCGGTTGGCTGGTCCGCTTCGACCCCCACCAGGCCGTCCTCGCCGACCCCGCCGTCCGGGTCCAGGGCGCCGTCCACTACGCGGAGGTCGCGGGCGACCAGCTGGAGGTCACCTCGGACCACACCTTCACCTACGCGGTCCGCCCCGCCGCCTCCGGCAAGGCCCCGGCCGACCGGGCCTCGCTGTACACGGTCCACCGTGAACTGCGCTTCCGCTTCGACCGCCAGGACCTCCAGACGCACCGGACCGAACTGCTGATCAGCACCGTCGAGGCCGGCCCGCAGTCCTGCGACACCGACACCAGCGGCGCCCTGCGTCCGCTGCTCGCGGGGGAGCGGGCCGACCGTACGCATCCGGCCGTGACCGACCCGTACACCACCGGTCAGCCCGCTCCCTCCGCGCTCTGCGGGGTGCTCGCCCCGAAGGCTCAGCCCTCGCCCTGA
- a CDS encoding membrane protein (identified by MetaGeneAnnotator; putative;~membrane protein, partial [Streptomyces clavuligerus ATCC27064]) yields MPDDVGGRPFSDGGDPDDSVDRGGADEEFATVVFDEDFVRAAAFHEPTAVERLLAAAQARAEAESEAARARARAGPDDPYEDGYDPRLRPGHDPDTAAEGPDPYGPDGGALRPYRGSARWHRPVAWVLALVMGVGMVALAFSAVYRGASQNRQDRIRPPATTGVDKPRVVPTMGTAPAAPPAPAQVPAASVTP; encoded by the coding sequence GTGCCGGACGACGTGGGGGGAAGGCCGTTTTCGGACGGCGGGGACCCCGATGACTCTGTCGACCGCGGCGGCGCCGACGAGGAATTCGCCACCGTGGTCTTCGACGAGGACTTCGTACGGGCCGCCGCCTTCCACGAGCCCACCGCCGTCGAACGGCTGCTCGCCGCCGCGCAGGCCCGCGCCGAGGCGGAGTCCGAGGCCGCCCGCGCCCGGGCCCGCGCCGGCCCCGACGATCCCTACGAGGACGGCTACGACCCGCGGCTTCGCCCCGGCCACGACCCGGACACCGCCGCCGAGGGCCCCGATCCCTACGGCCCGGACGGCGGCGCCCTGCGCCCCTACCGCGGCAGCGCCCGCTGGCACCGCCCGGTCGCCTGGGTGCTCGCCCTCGTGATGGGCGTCGGCATGGTCGCCCTCGCCTTCAGCGCCGTCTACCGGGGCGCCTCCCAGAACCGGCAGGACCGCATCCGGCCGCCGGCCACCACCGGCGTCGACAAACCGCGCGTCGTCCCCACCATGGGCACCGCCCCCGCCGCGCCGCCGGCGCCGGCCCAGGTCCCGGCCGCTTCCGTCACCCCCTGA
- a CDS encoding gamma-glutamyl phosphate reductase (Gamma-glutamyl phosphate reductase (GPR), aldehyde dehydrogenase families 18 and 19; cd07079;~Gamma-glutamyl phosphate reductase [Streptomyces davawensis JCM4913];~gamma-glutamyl phosphate reductase; TIGR00407;~identified by MetaGeneAnnotator; putative;~putative catalytic cysteine [active]), producing the protein MTSLTPLDKMSPVAQAAYRARAAAAEIAPLPRAAKDDALLAMADALEVRTAEIVEANAEDIARAREAGTSESVIDRLTLTPERVRAIAADVRHVAALPDPVGEVVRGSTLPNGIDLRQVRVPLGVIGIIYEARPNVTVDAAALCLKSGNAVLLRGSSSAYASNSALVRVLRDAVGGAGLPADSVQLVPGESRDSVRELMRARGLVDVLIPRGGASLIRTVVEESTVPVIETGTGNCHVYVDAEADLDMAVAILVNSKAHRVSVCNAAETLLVHQDIADAFLPRALDALAEAGVTVHADERVLARAEGTKATVVPATPEDWETEYLSYDIAAAVVDSLDKAVEHIRFWSSGHTEAIVTTSQAAARRFTQLVDSTTVAVNASTRFTDGGQFGFGAEIGISTQKLHARGPMGLPELTSTKYIVTGDGHIR; encoded by the coding sequence ATGACCTCCCTCACGCCCCTCGACAAGATGTCCCCGGTCGCCCAGGCCGCCTACCGGGCCCGTGCCGCGGCCGCCGAAATCGCGCCACTTCCGCGCGCGGCGAAGGACGACGCCCTGCTCGCCATGGCGGACGCCCTGGAGGTCCGTACAGCCGAGATCGTCGAGGCCAACGCCGAGGACATCGCCCGCGCCCGCGAGGCCGGGACCAGCGAGTCGGTCATCGACCGGCTCACCCTCACCCCCGAGCGGGTCCGGGCCATCGCCGCCGACGTCCGGCACGTGGCCGCCCTGCCCGACCCGGTCGGCGAGGTCGTGCGCGGCTCCACCCTCCCCAACGGCATCGACCTGCGCCAGGTCCGCGTCCCCCTCGGCGTCATCGGCATCATCTACGAGGCCCGGCCCAACGTCACCGTCGACGCCGCCGCCCTCTGCCTCAAGTCCGGCAACGCCGTCCTGCTGCGCGGCTCGTCCTCCGCGTACGCCTCCAACAGCGCCCTCGTCCGGGTGCTGCGCGACGCCGTCGGCGGCGCCGGACTGCCCGCCGACTCCGTCCAGCTCGTCCCCGGCGAGTCCCGCGACTCCGTCCGCGAACTGATGCGCGCCCGCGGTCTCGTCGACGTGCTCATCCCGCGCGGCGGCGCCTCCCTGATCCGCACCGTCGTCGAGGAGTCCACCGTCCCGGTCATCGAGACCGGCACCGGCAACTGCCACGTCTACGTGGACGCCGAGGCCGACCTCGACATGGCCGTCGCCATCCTGGTCAACTCCAAGGCCCACCGGGTCAGCGTCTGCAACGCCGCCGAGACCCTCCTCGTCCACCAGGACATCGCCGACGCCTTCCTGCCGCGCGCGCTGGACGCCCTGGCCGAGGCCGGGGTCACCGTCCACGCCGACGAGCGGGTCCTCGCCCGCGCCGAGGGCACCAAGGCCACCGTCGTCCCGGCCACCCCCGAGGACTGGGAGACCGAGTACCTCTCCTACGACATCGCCGCGGCCGTCGTCGACTCCCTCGACAAGGCCGTCGAGCACATCCGGTTCTGGAGCTCCGGCCACACCGAGGCCATCGTCACCACCTCCCAGGCCGCCGCCCGCCGCTTCACCCAGCTGGTCGACTCGACCACGGTCGCCGTGAACGCCTCCACCCGCTTCACGGACGGCGGACAGTTCGGCTTCGGCGCCGAGATCGGCATCTCCACCCAGAAGCTGCACGCCCGGGGCCCCATGGGCCTTCCGGAACTCACCTCCACCAAGTACATCGTCACCGGCGACGGTCACATCCGGTGA
- a CDS encoding hypothetical protein (Hypothetical protein XNR_4351 [Streptomyces albus J1074];~identified by MetaGeneAnnotator; putative) → MRRARPGAQPRGTAERALTSVGAGADFDRGDSAGARPGESSGRRPEQTREPDREVSRLWHVTLSVSGREAPLTEVRRALEQLAHDHPFLLTSRYATDHAEIRYWEEARDLHDAAAVALRLWGEHRQSAQLPPWEIVGLEVIDRETYHQRIAEGYGPPPAAPVGVHPY, encoded by the coding sequence GTGAGACGAGCGCGCCCAGGGGCTCAGCCCCGCGGGACGGCCGAACGCGCCCTGACGAGTGTCGGGGCCGGAGCCGACTTCGACCGCGGGGACTCCGCCGGCGCCCGGCCGGGGGAGTCGTCCGGCAGGAGACCCGAGCAGACCCGCGAACCGGACCGGGAGGTGTCCCGGCTCTGGCACGTCACCCTGAGCGTCTCCGGCCGGGAGGCCCCGCTGACGGAGGTGCGCCGGGCCCTCGAACAGCTGGCCCACGACCACCCCTTCCTGCTGACCAGCCGCTATGCCACCGACCACGCCGAGATCCGCTACTGGGAGGAGGCCCGCGATCTGCACGACGCCGCGGCCGTCGCCCTGCGGCTGTGGGGCGAGCACCGGCAGAGCGCGCAGCTGCCGCCGTGGGAGATCGTCGGCCTGGAGGTCATCGACCGCGAGACCTACCACCAGCGGATCGCCGAGGGCTACGGCCCGCCGCCGGCCGCCCCGGTCGGTGTCCACCCGTACTGA
- a CDS encoding glutamate 5-kinase (AAK_G5K_ProB: Glutamate-5-kinase (G5K) catalyzes glutamate-dependent ATP cleavage; G5K transfers the terminal phosphoryl group of ATP to the gamma-carboxyl group of glutamate, in the first and controlling step of proline (and, in mammals, ornithine)...; cd04242;~PUA domain; cl00607;~gamma-glutamyl kinase; Provisional;~glutamate 5-kinase [Streptomyces sp. Mg1];~homotetrameric interface [polypeptide binding];~identified by MetaGeneAnnotator; putative;~nucleotide binding site [chemical binding];~putative allosteric binding site;~putative phosphate binding site [ion binding]) has product MPSDSTARGSARAGHDGEHDGEDPQVTVARQDVTEARRIVVKVGSSSLTTASGGLDADRVDALVDVLAKVRSGGEKEIVLVSSGAIAAGLAPLGLTRRPRDLARQQAAASVGQGLLVARYTASFARYGVRVGQVLLTSDDTSRRAHYRNAYRTLDQLLAMGALPVVNENDTVATDEIRFGDNDRLAALVAHLVRADLLVLLSDVDGLYDGDPARPDTARIAEVRGPADIAHVEIGAAGKAGVGTGGMVTKVEAARIAAAAGVPVVLTSASRAADALTGRDTGTYFHRTGRRSADRLLWLAHASTPRGALVLDDGAVRAVVEGKKSLLAAGIAAVEGEFAAGDPVELRDTVGHAVARGLVNFDARELPRLLGRSTRDLARELGPEYEREVVHRDDLVVM; this is encoded by the coding sequence GTGCCGAGCGACAGCACGGCCCGCGGATCGGCGCGCGCCGGGCACGACGGCGAGCACGACGGCGAGGACCCGCAGGTGACAGTGGCTAGGCAGGACGTGACGGAAGCCCGCAGGATCGTCGTGAAGGTCGGCTCGTCCTCGCTGACCACCGCGTCCGGGGGCCTCGACGCCGACCGCGTGGACGCCCTCGTCGACGTCCTCGCCAAGGTCCGCAGCGGCGGCGAGAAGGAGATCGTGCTGGTCTCCTCCGGCGCGATCGCCGCCGGTCTCGCCCCGCTCGGCCTCACCCGCCGCCCCAGGGACCTCGCCCGCCAGCAGGCCGCCGCCAGCGTCGGCCAGGGCCTGCTCGTGGCCCGCTACACCGCCTCCTTCGCCCGTTACGGGGTCCGCGTCGGCCAGGTGCTCCTCACCAGCGACGACACCAGCCGCCGCGCCCACTACCGCAACGCCTACCGGACCCTCGACCAGCTGCTCGCCATGGGCGCGCTGCCGGTCGTCAACGAGAACGACACCGTCGCCACGGACGAGATCCGCTTCGGCGACAACGACCGCCTCGCCGCCCTCGTCGCCCACCTCGTCCGCGCCGACCTGCTGGTCCTCCTGTCCGACGTGGACGGCCTCTACGACGGCGACCCGGCCCGGCCGGACACCGCGCGCATCGCGGAGGTGCGCGGCCCCGCCGACATCGCCCACGTCGAGATCGGCGCGGCGGGCAAGGCGGGCGTCGGCACCGGCGGCATGGTCACCAAGGTCGAGGCCGCCCGGATCGCCGCCGCCGCGGGCGTCCCCGTCGTCCTCACCTCGGCCAGCCGGGCCGCCGACGCCCTCACGGGCCGGGACACCGGCACGTACTTCCACCGCACCGGCCGCCGCTCCGCCGACCGGCTGCTCTGGCTCGCCCACGCCTCCACGCCGCGCGGCGCGCTGGTCCTCGACGACGGGGCGGTACGGGCCGTGGTGGAGGGCAAGAAGTCGCTGCTCGCGGCCGGGATCGCCGCCGTCGAGGGCGAGTTCGCGGCCGGCGACCCGGTGGAGCTGCGGGACACCGTGGGGCACGCCGTCGCCCGCGGGCTCGTCAACTTCGACGCCCGTGAACTGCCGCGGCTGCTCGGCCGCTCCACCCGCGACCTGGCCCGGGAACTGGGCCCGGAGTACGAGCGTGAGGTCGTGCACCGTGACGACCTCGTCGTGATGTGA
- a CDS encoding UDP-glucose 4-epimerase (NAD(P) binding site [chemical binding];~Rossmann-fold NAD(P)(+)-binding proteins; cl09931;~UDP-glucose 4-epimerase [Cell envelope biogenesis, outer membrane]; COG1087;~UDP-glucose 4-epimerase [Streptomyces griseus subsp. griseus NBRC13350];~identified by MetaGeneAnnotator; putative) — MTWLITGGAGYIGSHVVKSMTEAGERVVVLDDLSSGDPARVPAGVPLERGTVLDRPFLDRVLRDHGVRGIVHLAAKKAVGESVERPLFYYRENVTGLQVLLEAAAEAGVAAFLFSSSASVYGTPDTELVTEDTPCAPLSPYGETKVAGEWMVRSVGRAHGLATACLRYFNVAGTAAPELADTGVSNLVPMVFQRLDAGEPPLIFGDDYPTPDGTCVRDYIHVADLADAHLATARRLAADAAAGTPRDLTLNIGSGEGVSVREMIDLVREITGHTGEPTVVARRPGDPARVVASAGRISAELGWTARHDVRAMIGSAWDAHTGRSVQPAE, encoded by the coding sequence ATGACGTGGCTCATCACCGGCGGCGCCGGTTACATCGGCTCGCATGTCGTCAAGTCCATGACCGAGGCCGGGGAGCGGGTGGTCGTCCTGGACGACCTCTCCAGCGGCGACCCGGCCCGCGTCCCGGCGGGCGTACCGCTGGAGCGGGGGACCGTCCTCGACCGGCCCTTCCTCGACCGCGTGCTGCGCGACCACGGCGTCCGCGGCATCGTCCACCTCGCCGCGAAGAAGGCCGTCGGCGAGTCCGTCGAGCGTCCCCTCTTCTACTACCGCGAGAACGTCACCGGCCTCCAGGTCCTCCTGGAGGCGGCCGCCGAGGCCGGGGTGGCCGCCTTCCTCTTCTCCTCCTCCGCCTCCGTGTACGGGACGCCCGACACCGAGCTGGTCACCGAGGACACCCCGTGCGCCCCGCTCAGCCCGTACGGCGAGACGAAGGTCGCCGGCGAGTGGATGGTCCGCTCGGTGGGCCGCGCCCACGGCCTGGCCACCGCCTGCCTGCGCTACTTCAACGTGGCCGGCACCGCCGCCCCCGAACTGGCCGACACCGGGGTCTCCAACCTCGTCCCCATGGTCTTCCAGCGGCTCGACGCCGGTGAGCCGCCGCTGATCTTCGGCGACGACTACCCGACCCCCGACGGCACCTGCGTCCGCGACTACATCCACGTCGCCGACCTCGCCGACGCCCACCTCGCCACCGCCCGCCGGCTCGCCGCGGACGCGGCCGCCGGCACCCCGCGCGACCTCACCCTCAACATCGGCAGCGGCGAGGGCGTCTCCGTACGGGAGATGATCGACCTGGTCCGCGAGATCACCGGGCACACCGGCGAGCCCACCGTCGTCGCGCGCCGCCCCGGCGACCCGGCCCGGGTGGTCGCCTCGGCCGGACGGATCTCCGCCGAACTCGGCTGGACCGCCCGCCACGACGTCCGCGCCATGATCGGCTCGGCCTGGGACGCGCACACCGGGCGGTCCGTCCAGCCCGCGGAATAG
- a CDS encoding dTDP-4-dehydrorhamnose 3,5-epimerase (dTDP-4-dehydrorhamnose 3,5-epimerase [Streptomyces davawensis JCM4913];~dTDP-4-dehydrorhamnose 3,5-epimerase; cl17405;~identified by MetaGeneAnnotator; putative), producing the protein MKVDPLGIEGAWEFVPRQHGDARGLFLEWYKAEALTEAVGHPLDLRQANMSVSAAGVVRGVHFADVPPSQAKYVTCVRGAVLDVIVDVRVGSPTFGRWEGVRLDDKERRAVYLSEGLGHGFCALTDDATVMYLCSEGYAPQREHGVHPLDPEIGVVWPAGSSPELSAKDAEAPTLAEARAAGILPVYEECRAFRASLARGEG; encoded by the coding sequence ATGAAGGTCGACCCGCTCGGCATCGAGGGAGCCTGGGAGTTCGTCCCGCGGCAGCACGGGGACGCCCGCGGCCTGTTCCTGGAGTGGTACAAGGCGGAGGCGCTGACCGAGGCCGTCGGCCACCCGCTGGACCTGCGGCAGGCGAACATGTCCGTCTCCGCCGCCGGGGTCGTCCGCGGCGTCCACTTCGCCGACGTCCCGCCCAGCCAGGCGAAGTACGTGACCTGCGTCCGCGGCGCCGTGCTCGACGTCATCGTCGACGTCCGGGTCGGCTCGCCGACCTTCGGCCGCTGGGAGGGCGTCCGCCTCGACGACAAGGAGCGTCGCGCCGTCTACCTCTCCGAGGGCCTCGGCCACGGCTTCTGCGCGCTCACCGACGACGCGACCGTCATGTACCTCTGCTCGGAGGGGTACGCCCCGCAGCGCGAGCACGGCGTCCATCCGCTCGACCCGGAGATCGGCGTGGTCTGGCCGGCCGGGAGCTCGCCCGAGCTGTCCGCCAAGGACGCCGAGGCGCCGACCCTCGCCGAGGCGCGCGCGGCCGGGATCCTGCCGGTGTACGAGGAGTGCCGGGCCTTCCGCGCCTCGCTCGCGCGCGGCGAGGGCTGA
- a CDS encoding glucose-1-phosphate thymidylyltransferase (G1P_TT_short is the short form of glucose-1-phosphate thymidylyltransferase; cd02538;~glucose-1-phosphate thymidylyltransferase [Maribacter sp. HTCC2170];~glucose-1-phosphate thymidylyltransferase, short form; TIGR01207;~identified by MetaGeneAnnotator; putative;~substrate binding site;~tetramer interface): MWPITRAVSKQLMPVFDKPMIYYPLTTLVMAGLREILVITGPEERPQFERLLGDGSAFGLDIRFATQDHPNGIAEAFVIGEEFIGDGPVALILGDNIFHGVGLGRQLARFRRPEGGVVFAHAVSDPSAYGVVDFDEHGRARSIEEKPAAPKSRYAVPGLYFYDSRVTGIARGLKPSERGELEITDINRYYLERGELQVSVLDRGTVWLDTGTFHSLVQASEYVRVVEERQGMKIGCLEEAVWRAGFIDDTRLRELAGPLTKSGYGDYLLDLLAYET, translated from the coding sequence TTGTGGCCGATCACCCGCGCGGTCTCCAAGCAGCTCATGCCGGTCTTCGACAAGCCGATGATCTACTACCCCCTGACCACCCTCGTGATGGCGGGCCTGCGCGAGATCCTCGTCATCACCGGACCCGAGGAACGCCCGCAGTTCGAACGCCTCCTCGGCGACGGATCGGCGTTCGGGCTCGACATCCGGTTCGCCACCCAGGACCACCCCAACGGCATCGCCGAGGCGTTCGTCATCGGCGAGGAGTTCATCGGGGACGGGCCGGTCGCCCTCATCCTCGGCGACAACATCTTCCACGGCGTCGGCCTCGGCCGGCAGCTCGCCCGCTTCCGGCGCCCCGAGGGCGGCGTGGTGTTCGCGCACGCCGTCTCGGACCCCAGCGCCTACGGGGTCGTCGACTTCGACGAGCACGGCCGCGCCCGCTCCATCGAGGAGAAGCCGGCCGCGCCGAAGTCCCGCTACGCGGTGCCCGGCCTCTACTTCTACGACAGCCGGGTCACCGGCATCGCCCGGGGCCTCAAGCCCAGCGAGCGCGGCGAGCTGGAGATCACCGACATCAACCGGTACTACCTGGAGCGCGGCGAGCTCCAGGTCTCGGTCCTCGACCGCGGCACGGTCTGGCTGGACACCGGCACCTTCCACTCCCTCGTCCAGGCGTCCGAGTACGTGCGCGTGGTCGAGGAACGGCAGGGCATGAAGATCGGCTGCCTCGAAGAGGCCGTCTGGCGGGCCGGGTTCATCGACGACACGCGGCTGCGCGAGCTCGCCGGGCCGCTGACCAAGAGCGGATACGGCGACTATCTGCTCGACCTGCTCGCGTACGAGACCTGA